TCGACGCCGTCGTTCTCACCCACCAGCACGGCGACCACGTCGAACAGCTCGAGGCCGTCTGCGAAGCGTTCGACCCCGAGGTGTACGCCTACGCCGACCATCCCGACCGAACTTACGAGCTCGCCGACGGCGACGTCGTGCCGATCGGCGACGAGGAGTTCGAGGTCGTCTTCACGCCGGGTCACGCCGACGACCACGTCTCGTTCGTCTCCGAGACGACGCTCTTTTCGGGCGACGTGGTCGTCCACGACGACGGCGCGTTCGACTACGGCAGCTTCGGCCGCACCGACATGCCCGGCCAGTCACGCGAGGAACTCATCGAGAGCATCGACCGACTGCTCGAGCGGCTGCCCGACTCGGTCGAGCAGCTGTACGCCGGCCACGGCGGTGTCTTCCACGGCGACGTCCGCGACGTCGTCGAGACAGCGCTCGAACGGGCCGAAAAACGCGAACCGAAGTATCCCGACGGATAGCTGGCCTCCGAGCGCGTTCCGTCACACCGCGTGCGTCGGCGTCGCTCGAGCGGTCGGTGAGTCGATGTCGACGGTCGCCGTCGACAAGGAAACGGACGGCAGCACCGATCGAGTGGCCGATCAGGTGCTGCGCGCTTCTTTCGCCTTGGGGCGGAGTTTGTCGTAGCCGCACTTCCGGCAGCGTTCGGCTCGCTGGTGGTTGCGGGCGTTACAGCGCATACAGATCAGTTTGTCGAGAGTCCGTCGCTCGGCGGCGTCGAAACTGGCCATGCGGGTGGATTGGCCGGTCGTGCATTTAATGGCACTGATCTCGTTCGAGCGGAGTCGATCCGTCGACGACCACTCACACGACGGTCAGTCGGTGTCGGCCGACTCGTCGGCGAGGTAGTCGTCCTGGACGGCGACGACCTCACTCGAGTCCGTGCAGTCGGCGTATCGGCGAAGCGGCTCCTCGTTGAGCGTCAGGAACGTCTCACCCCAGCGAAACGGCTCGAGCAGGTGGGCCGCCTGCTCGCGGTCGCCGAAGATAGCGAGGGCGGCGGCGAGCGCTTCGGCGGTAGTGAGCCGGAACGGCCGGCCGTAGTTGACGGGGTTCGCGGCGACGAGGAAGGGGAGCGCGCGATGGACACCGCGCATGGTAAAGGCCGCCTCCTCGGCCGACTCCCAGGAGCAGTCGAGTGCGACGATCGTGTCGAGCGCCTCCTCGGCGTCGGCGGGCGACAGCGCCCGCTCGGCGTGCGGGTTGAGCACGACGCCGTAGGGCACCGCGCGCATCGACCGGTGGAGGATCGCCCGATCGAATCGCTCGAGGCGACGTGCAGTACACTTCTTCGGGTCGTCGTCGCCCTCGTAGTAGACGTGACACTCCACGTGTGGACTGTCGGGTGCGGTGGTATAAAGCGCCGCGGTCGGCGTGGAACCGTTCTCGGAGCGGTACTCAGTCGTCGTCGTCGCTCTTTTTCGCGACCCGATCGTCGACGACGTCGATCGGAACCCCGGCGTCCATTCCCCGGCTCCCTTCGGCGTCGCCGAAGCCAGCGCTCAGTACGCGGGTCAGCGCGTCCTCGACGTCCTCGTCGAGTTCGGTGATGCGGTCGGGTTCGACCTCGATGACGAACCCCGTCGTGATGTTCGGCGAGGTCGGCATGAACAGTACCTCACGGCCGTCGCTGGTCTTCTTGCCCGTCTTGAACGCCGTCATCCGAAGCCCGTTCCAGGTCTCGAGTTTGACGGGCGACTGCAGGGACTCCTGTTCGCCGAAGGCGGTCTCGGCGGCCATCTTCGAGGCGTTGTAGACGACGCGCAGCCCCGGAACGCTGTTGGCGACGTCGTCGACCATCCGTTCGACGAGGCCGCCAACCGTCGTGCGCATGAGATAGCCCATCGAGAGTGTGAGGATCGCGAAGACGGTCAGCGCAACGATGACGCGAAGAAACTGTGCGATCTGTTCGCGGCTCTGTTCGGCCTGGTCCGAATCACCCGGGATAAGCGGTATGAGCGCGTCCGCATCGAGGATGAGCCCGGGCGTAATGCCGGCGATGAGCCCGTAAAGCCAGTAGATGATGTAGAGGGTGACGAGGATCGGGCCGAGGACGACGAGCCCGCTCGCGAAGTCCCGCTTCCACGAGGTCATGTACCCAAACTCACACCATAGGATTATGAGCCCTTCCTTTTACCGGCCGAGCACTGCTCGCAGTGCGAACCGTACATTCTCCTTTCGTTCCATCACCCGTCGGTAAAAGTACGACTTCCACCGGCTCCCGTATGGGAGGTACTGCCAGACCTCGTACTCCTCTGCGAGCTCGTACTGTGCGTCTTCGCGAACGCCCATGAGCATCTGGATCTCGAACGGCGTTCCGTGGGTCTCGTACAACCCGATCGCGTGGTCGATCATCTCGGGATCGTGGCTCGCGACTGCGATCCCGTCGTCGTACCGTTCGAAGGCGTACGCGAGCAGCGCCCGGTACTCCCGATCGACGACCGCCTTGTCCGTGTAGGCGACCTCGGCCGGCTCGTCGTAGGCTCCCTTCGTGAACCGCACCTTCCCGGGGACGGCTGCGAGACGCTCGACGTCTTCCCGGGTGCGTCGCAGGTTCGCCTGTACGCAGACGCCGACCCCGCCGCCGTGTTCGCGCGCCAGCGCCTCGTAGGCGTCGAGGGTCGCGTCCGTCGTCGTGTGATCTTCCATATCGATCCAGACGAAGACGTCGCGTTCGGCCCCGCGCTCGACGATTCCCGACAGCAGGTCGCGAAAGACGTCCTCGCCGAGGTCGAGGCCGAGCTGAGACGGCTTGACCGAGACGCAGGCCTCGAGCCCCGCGTCGGCGACGTCGTCGATCAGCTGGCGGTACGCCGCCGCGTCCGCCTCGGCGGTCTCGCGGTCGTCGTAGTGCTCGCCGAGCAGGTTGACGATCGCCTTCACGTCGCGGTCGTTCACGCGTCGAACGCGCTCGAGCGCGACCGCCGGAGACTCTCCCGCGACGAAGCGGTTCGCGATGGGCGGGATCATACGGAACAGTTCGCGCGCCAAATACTAGTTTGTTCGTGACGAGTTCCCGGAAGAACCGCGCCGGGACGAACCACCGGCCGTTAAGACAGGACAGCCCGTCGGACCCGACATGGCAGTACTCGAGACGATCGTCGTCGCGTTCTGGGCGATGTTGCCCGCCTACGTGCCGAACAACGCCGCGGTGCTCGCCGGCGGCGGCCGACCGATCGACGGCGGTCGGACCTGGGGTGGGAGACGGATTCTCGGCGACGGAAAGACCTGGCGTGGCACGGCCGTCGGAACGGCCGTCGGCGCCGCGCTGGCGCTCTTGCTCAACGCCATCGGGAGTGACGTCGGCTCGGCGCTCGGCGTTTCGTTACCGACGTTCCCGCCCGCGGTCGTCATCGCGCTTCCGTTCGGGGCGATGCTCGGCGACATCCTCGCATCGTTTCTCAAACGACGGACCGGACGCGAACGGGGTGCGGCGTTCCCGGGCGTCGACCAGCTAGACTTCGTCGTCGTCTCGCTCGCACTCGCGTTCCTCGTCGAACCCGGCTGGTTCCTCGAGACGTTCACCCTTCCCGTGCTCGCAGTCATCGTGATCATCACGCCGGTTCTCCACGTGACGACCAACGTCATCGCCTACAAACTCGGGCTGAAGAACGAACCCTGGTGAGGGGCGCTCGCTCGTGTCGTCCTGTAGAAAGCTCTTTGCCATCGGCGCCTGCAGTACCAAACATGGACGACGACCCGGCGACCCGCGTCCGTGAGAACCTCACGGAGATCACGGCGACGCTCGTCACGGGACTCTGGCTCCTGTTGCTGTTCACGCCGGGAACCGGACAGCTGTGGCTCCCCGTCTTGCTCGTCGGCTACATCGTCGTCGTCCCGATCGTTGCCCTGCTGTTCGGCGACGAGGCGGATCGACGCGAGTGGTGGGAGTGGGAAGACGAGGAGTCAGAAGCCGTCGACTCGAGCGACGAGGCGTCCACCACTGTCCCTTCGTCGCCGAGCCAGTCGAACAACCGGAATGCCCTCGAGACCCTGCGCGATCGCTACGCCCGCGGCGAACTCACCGACGAGCAGTTCGAACACAAACTCGGGCGCTTACTCGAGACCGAGACGCTCGAGGACGTCGAGAAGTGGGCGCAGGACGCCCGTGACGAGCGGGATCGGAACCTCGAGTACGAGAGCTGACTCGCGGCTGTCGCGGATCGTTCGTTGTTGGTGCGTTCGTGATCACCCCACTCGTTGCCCTGCTGTTTGGCGACGAAGAGGACCGAAGGGAGTGGCTGGACGACGATGAGTCAGAAGCAGGTAACTCGACCGACGAGTCGTCCGGAACGGTGTCCGGCGAGGATCGAAATGGACACCGTTTTTGTCGGTGGGTTGTGATTACCCGCCATGGCACGACGGACGAACTGGTTCTTCCAGTCGCTGACGGCGATTGCCGCGGTCGCGACGCTCCCGCTGGGAATCCTCGCGGGGCTGTTCGTCGGTCTCACCGCCGCCCTCGCCGTCTTCGTCGTGGGGTGGCTCCTGCTGGTGCCGACCTTCGCGATCCTCTCGGGTGAGACGATGGCCGTCGGCACGGACCCCGATGAGGTCGAGCGATGGATGGACGTCGCCGAACGGGCGAAGGAACGAGGACGCAACGGCAACGAGACGGCCGACGAGAACTCCCTCGAGACGCTGCGCGATCGCTACGCCCGTGGCGAACTCACCGACGAGCAGTTCGAACACAAACTCGAGCGCTTACTCGAGACCGAGACGCTCGAGGACGTCGAGAAGTGGGCGCAGGACGCCCGTGACGAGCGGGATCGGAACCTCGAGTACGAGAGCTGACTCACGGCTGTCGCGGACGACTGGTCGGCCGCCGGCTACGACTCGAGTCGCGACCACTCGAGCCGACCGACGGCTGCGGGGGCGAGTAAGATGCCCACGACGATGGCCGCGTAGACGACGACGAACGCCGGCTCGAACCAGCCGACGATCGACTCGACGACGACGGCGACGGCGACGAACGCCAGGCCGCCGAGGGCGAGTATCGCACCCTCGAGTCGCGACCGAAGCGCGGGGAGCTCCTCGAGTCGACTCGAGACGGCCAGTCCGCCGAGGCCGCCGCCGAGGGCGATCAGCGCCTGGTCGGCGCCCCCGGTGACGACGATCGACGGAATCGCGAGGACGGCAGCGATGGCGAAGCCACGGCGTGGGTCGCCAGCGACGAGTCGTTCCAGGACGAGCAGAAAGGCGACGCCGAGGGCGCCACCGACGAGCACGTCTCCGAGGTAGTGGACGCCGAGAACGACGCGCGAGAGGGCGATGAGCCCGATCAGCGTCGCGGCCCCGGCGACCACCCTGAAATCGCGCGTGCGGTCGAACGCCGAGACGAGCCCACCGTAGACGAGGGCGGCGGCGAAGGCGTGTCCGCTCGGGAAGCCGTACTCGTCGCCGTCGAGCGGGATCAAGAAGAGTTCCTCGGGTGGTCGTGGCATCCCGAGAATCGCCTTCAGGCCGATCAGGAACGCCGCCCCGGCGAGCGTGTAGCTCACGACGAGCGCCGTCTCGTGTCGGCGCGTGAGCCAGTAGTTCATCGCGAGCACGAACATCAGCGTCGTCGACGCGCCGAGTTCGGTCACGAACACCGCGACGTCGACGTACGCCTCGGGAAACGCCTCCCTGATCACTTCGCTCTCTCCCTCGAGTCGCATCTCGTCTTCACGTACTCGAGCGTGGGCCTCGCCAATAAACGGTTCCGGTTCGGTGGGTGAAAGAGAGGCGATGGGAGACGGATGGGCGAGGTGACAGTCCACCGCGGACGTCACGCCCGGCCGACGGTCACGTAGAACGGAACGGTCTCGCGTCGGCAGTACTCCCCGTCGCGCATCTGCTCGACGACGTCCCGACCCATCGCGCGCCACTCACTGCGGAGGTCGTCGTAGCCCGCCGGCGAGAGGTCGCCCGCGAGCATCGTCTCCCGGTCGTCGGCCAGCCCCGATCCCGTCGCCTTCCGCCGGGCGGCGGCCAGCGCCGGGTCGTCGTACGGCGGTTCGATCGTCCGCGTGTGGTCGTACCGCCTGGTCTCGAGTACCTCGAGGTCGGCCGCCTCGAACGTCTCGCTCGCGTCCGCCCCGAGGGAAACGTCCGTCTCGATCCCCTCGAGGTAGGCCCGTCGGGCGCGGCGGGCGAGCCGGGCTTCGCTCGCCACGCTCGAGTCGATCGCCACCGCGGCGTTGTCGGGTTCGATCGCCGCGACGAGGTCGCTCGAGACGCGGGCGAACTCCGAGACGGCCGCGACGGGGTCGGGGAGGTTGATCAGCAGCGCCTGGCAGACGACGAGGTCGACCGCGTCGTCGGGGAACGGCAGTCGCGTGGCGTCGCCTGCGACGACTGGCACGTGTTCGCGGGCAACCTCGAGCAAGCCGGGGTCGGCGTCACAGCCGATTACCTTGCCCGGTGACTCGGCGGCGAGCACGCGGCTCAGCTCGCCCGTGCCACAGCCGACGTCGAGGATTCGCTCGCGGTCGTCGAGCTCGAGCGGGACGAGCGCGTCGCGGGAGTCAGCCCACATGCCCTCGCGGGTCCGACGCAGGTAGTCGGCGGAAAACCGGCGCACGGGGGCCGCTTTGGCCGGTGTGGGTAAAAGCGGGTCGATTCGCTCGAGCGAACACGACGAGCACATGGTGTAGCGGTGACGAGGTCCGACGGCTCGATCCGGACGACAAACAGGCAGACACGGCTCGCACGAAACAGATCGGATCGCCGGCCCTCGAGCAACCCTCGCCGGCGTCGCTCCCCAACCGGTCGGTACACCTATAGGTTTGCCGCGTGACTGGTCTCGACGTGCACACGAGCGCCGCCCAGGCCGTCCTCGACGGCTACGCGGACGGGATGCCGTACGAACGACTCGCGAGAGCGTTCCTCGAGTTCGATCGCGTCGCTGGCGACGACCCCGTGCTGTTGCTCGTCGAGGCGGCTGCGTCGACGACCGGCCAGGGCTACTTCACGGGCGTCCGAGCGACCGTCGAGCGATTTCGCGACGCGTTCGTCGATCCCGGTCGGGTGCGGACCTTCGCAGCCCTCGCCGCGCTCGATCCTCAGGACGACACCCTCGTCGAGGCCGTCGGCGCGCAGCGAAAGCGTCACGTGCTGTGTGCGGCCGCGACGGTCCTGGCCGATCGATCGGCGGGGGACGACCTCGAGGCGCTTCGCTCGTGGGCGGCCGCGGCGGACGTCTACCGGTACGACGAGGACCCGATCGGCGCGATCTCGGGCGTCGGCCCGGCGACGTTCCAGTATCTTCGGCTGCTCGCCGGCGTCGACACCGTGAAGCCCGATCCGCAAGCAATCGCCCTCGTCGAGGCCGTCGCCGACGAGCTCGAGTCCTCGCCGCTCGACGCCTCGGAGCCGCTGCGGACGGTCGCCTCCTGTGAGTGGCTGGCGATCGAGACGAGCTACCGACGGATCGAACTCGACCAGCTGGCCTGGGTGACGTTCGCCGACGAGCGCGAACTCGAGGCGGCCGCCGCCGCGGGAATTCTGTGAGCTAAGCAGGGGCGACACGTCGGCGCCAGTCACTCGAGCCGTGCGTCCGTGATCTGAATCCGTCCGCGCGTCCCCTCCCACTTGGGCTCGTACTCGAGGGCGATCCGTCGGTCCATGTGCGGGCCGTCGACCACCAGCGTCTCGAACTCGCCGCCCTCGCCCAGGATGTGGACGCCGTAGCGCTCGTTGAGCGCCTCGAGCTCTTCGAGCGCCGCTTCGTCGATCGTCCGACCGAGCCAGGACTCGTCGAGGCCGCCCGCCGCCACCTGGACGATCACGATCTCGAAACCCGCGTCGAGCATCTGGTCGGCCAGCGTCCGTGGGTCCTCCCGCCACAGCGGCGCGAAGAGGTCACAGTCGAGCCGGTCGCACATCGCTTCGATGCGACTCGTCTGGTACTCACTCTCGACGGCGCCCGCGGTGACGCCCGCGAGGCCGCCCTCGAGTTCGGCATCGAGGTCGCGCAGTGCGGCCTCGAGCGGCTCGAGCTCGGCGTCGCCCTGGGTTCCGGAATCGGCAGCCGCCTCGGCCTCGAAGTCGTCGGGTTCGACGTCGACGAGTGGGATGCCGACGCTCTCGGCGGCCAGCGTCGCCAGATCGGTCGCCGGTACGTGGTACATGTAGGAGTCACCCGCCGGGTGGACGGTGACGAGCCGTCGCACGTCGAGGCCGCGCTCGAGCGCCCGGTAGAGCGCCCAGGAAGAGTCCTTGCCGCCCGAAAAGAGGCTCACCCACGCCCCGTCTGTTTCGCTCATGGGGGTACGCTACGTCCGCTCGGGTAAAGGGATGGCGAGACCGGTCGACGGCGATCAGCCGTCCGATTCCGCGTCGTCCTCGTTCGTGGCGGTCGATTCGGTGTCGGAGTGGGAGCCGCCGTCGGTGAGTTCTGGATCCGATCCAGGGCCACCGGCGTCCGACTCACTCGCAGTCGCCGGATTCGAGCCACCTCCGGCGTGTTCGCCCTCCGGCTCGGCGTCGGCGTCCGTCGACTCCTCGAGGTTGGCGCCGCCGAACGACGAGCCGATACGAACGCCCAGGAGGCTCACCACGAGGGCGGCGACGACGAAGATCGCGAGGCGCTGGCCGGCTTCGACGACGAAGCTGTCGACCGAGAGCGCGCCGACGCCCATCGCGGGCACCTCGAGCGGGCCGAGGACGGTCGCCTGCTGGAGGAAGTAGCCGGAGAAGCCGCGGACGACGAGGCCGACCGCGAGGACGATAAAGGGCAGGTTGAGCAGGGAGCTACGCAGCGGTTCCTCGTCGATGATCTCGTCGAGCAGCCGGCCGGCGCTCGCCGTCAACGCGGCCATCGCCAGCCAGGGGACGCTGTCGAAGGCAAAGCGCATCGCCGGGAGGAACACGCCCTGTGGGTCGTCGAGCGTCGAGACGCCGAGCGCGCCGGCGAACAGCCCCACGAGCGTCAGTCCAACGGCGACGACGTAGGTGACGACCGACACCTGGCCAGTGTACAGCGACTCCCGGGCGCGGCGAGCGAGCGCGGTCAGGATCTCGTCGACGCTGAACCCCTTGTAGAGCAGGAAGAGGCCGATGACGGTCGTGATCGCGGCCGCGCCCTCCGCCGTCCCGAACCGGATCGCGAGGATCGGGAATGCGAGTAGCGTGAGCCCGATCGGAACGAGGATCGTCTGACGGAGCTCCTCGTCGGCGAGAAACTGCTTGAGCAGGTAGTACGTCGACTCGATGTCCCGGGCCTGGCGGACGACCACCCGGTCGACGGAGTCGACCCGGACGCGACTCTCGACGATCGGCACCAGCCGCTCGTCTTCCGCGCTGTCGATGACGACCACGGCGGAGTCGGGGTCGTACTCCGCGATGAGGTCGTCCAGCTGGCGTGCCACCGCGCGATCGGCGCTCACCATCGAGTCCCGGTCGCCCGAGACGACGGCGACCACCGGCTCCTCGTCGTCGTCGCGCAGGCTCTGGGCGACCCGCAGGGTCTCGAGCAACGAGTTCACTCCCGAGTCCTCGGGATCGGCGAGCCCGACGTCGGTCACGAGCGCGCGAACTGCCTCCCAGCCGACGACGGGCGTCCGAAGGCCGGTCTTGCGGCCGACGTCGTCGTTCCGGTCGAGGCAGACGACCAGCGTTGTCACGGTGTCCGATGCATTCCCTGTGACGATAAAACCACTTATCGTTCGACCCCGTGCGGTGGGCCGTCAGTCCGTCGGTTCGAGCATCCTGTGTCAGATCCGCAGCCGAAACTCGCGGTCGTCCACGACGCCCGCCACGCCCGCGCCGAAGGCGTAGGCGACGCGCTGGGCGCCGCCACCCAGCCGTTGCATCAGCGGCCGCTCCGGTTCGAACTCCGTGACGGCTACCGTCTCGAGCTCGAGTCGATCCGCGAGCGCCTCCTCGACGTCCTCGCGGGTGCCCAGTTCGTCGACGAGACCGAGGTCGTGGGCCGTCTCGCCGAGGTAGACTCGTGCCTCTGTGTCACGGATCTCGTCGGGCTCGAGCTCTCGGCCGTCGCTCACCCGGTCGACGAACGTCTCGTAGTACTCGTCGATCAGTCCCTGGAGATAGTCACGTTCGTCGTCGTTCATTTCCTTCAGCGGAGTGCCCGCGTCTTTGTACTCGCCGGCGGTAAAGCCCTCGTAGGAGAGGCCGACCTTCTCGGCGAGCTCCGTGGCGTTGACCCGCGAGCCGATGACGCCGATCGAGCCGACGATGCTCGCCTCGCGCGCCCAGAGTTCGTCACAGCCGCTGGCGATCCAGTAGCCGCCGCTGGCACAGACGTCGGTCGCGTACGCGATCGTTGGCCCCTCGAACCGCTCGGCGGCGAGTCTGATGTCGTCGCTCGGGACGACCTCCCCGCCCGGCGTATTGAGCTTCAACAGGAGTGCCCGGACGTTGCCGTCGTCGTTCGCCCGGTCGATCTGCTCGACGATGGCGTCCGCCGGTGTCGCCCGCGGACTCGAGGGGAGCGGGCCGCCGCCGCCATCGCGCGTGATCGGCCCCTGGACGGCGACCTCGGCGACGTCGTAGTTCGGAAAGAGCGACCGGGCGACGTTGCTCGCAACCCTGACCCCGAGGAGGACAGCCACGAGCGCGAACAGGATGCCGAGGAGGTCCGCGAGCGTTTCCGGAACGACCACGAACAGAAAGATGCCGGCGGCGGCGAACGACACGGCGCCGACCACGACGACGACGAGCCGGCCGACCGTTCGACTACCCACCACCGGGGACACCTCGATTCATACCCCACTCTGGGGCTGCTGGACTGTTAAGCGTTGACGTCGACGGAGTCGAGTGGTCTTGATCGAGCGCAGTGCGTACGCACCGATCGCGAGCCGTCGCGTGAGCAGCGTGGCGCGGCTCGTCGCAGTGGCGCGGCTCGTCGCGAAAAAAAAAACCGAGTGAGAAAGACCTCGAGAAAGTTAGAGCAGACCGGTCTTCTGCAGCTTCATCAGGTCCTCGGTGTCGAGGGTCTCGCCTTCCTTGAACTTCTGGTAGATCTCCTCGGCCTCGGCCTTGGCTTCCTCTTTCTTCTTGTCGCGAGCGGACTTGCGCTGCTTTTCTTCCTGTTTGTCCATCTCGCGCAGGCGCTTCTGGACGCGGACGAAGTCCTCGTGGTGACGGTCGGCAGCTTCCTGGGCCTCGACGAACGACTCGTGCATCTCGTCGGCCTCGTCACGGACGTCGTCGGCCTCGCGGTAGGCCTCGATCATCTGGTTGTGGTGCTCCTGGGCCTGGTCGGCGAGCTCCGTCACCTTCTGGTGATGTTGTGACGCCTCAGAGCGGACCTCCTCGGCCTCCTCGATGAGCTCCTCTAGGTCTTCGTTCCCCTCGAGTTTGTCCTTGCGCTCGGCGTACTCCTCGCGCTTTGACTCGATCTTCTCGATCAGCTCGCGCTCTTCGTCGCTCGAGAGGACCTCGGTCTGCTGTTTGAACTCGAGCTGTTCGATCTCGGCCTCGAGTTCCTCGAGATCCTTGCCTTCGTCGAGCTCCATGTCGGATTTGAGCTTCTCGACGTGGTCGAACAGCTCGTTGGCCTCGGCGTTGAGCTCGTTACGCAGCTGTTTGTGCTCCTGGACCTGCTCGTTGAGCTCGTCGCGTTTCTCGCGGTGTTCTTGCGCCTCGTCGACCTTCTCGCGCGTCTTCGCGTTGAGGTCGTCGCGCTTGGAGGCGCGTTCAGAAGCCATCTGGTTCAGCTCGTTTCGTCGGTCCCGGAGTTGTCCGGCCTTCTTGATGAGCTGGCCTTTGGAGTCGTTTTCGAGGTGTTCGTCTGTGAGTTCGATGTTTTGCGATTCGTCTACCATGTGTTAGTAAACCCTCTGTGCCATACCCGCACCGACGAACGCGGACGCTCGAGACCTGCGAAACCTCGGTGAATAAGATTCCCTGTCATCGATTGTCGAGCGATACACGCCTCGCCGGTGGCGTTCTGGTACTGGCAACTACTGTGGCCCGCAATTTAAATGTACCGGTCGGAAATACCGTGGAAATCGTTAGCAGGGAGGCCTGTCAGCCCGTGTAACCGGTTCACACGACCGTCCGATCCGCATATAACTCGTCGGGGTCGAAAACAGGGTGACGACCCGTCCAACTCCGTCGGTCAGAACAGATCCTCGAGGCGGTCGTCCGTGAACAGTTCGGCCCGATCGACGGACGCTGGCTCCCGTTCGTTCTGGGCCTGGCGTGCACGTTCCATGAACTCGCCGATCCGATCTGACCGCTCCGTTCCGCCGAGTAAGACGAGTGCGGCGAGCCGATCGCTCTCGAGCGGGAAGTCACCGCCCCGGACCTGCATGCTCGTCGTCTCGTCCTCGAGCCAGCGACGGGCCTTCTCGACGCCTTTTCTCGAAATGCGGTCGGGAGCGCCGGCGATCACCAGCAGCGCCGAGTCGGCCTCCGTCGCGTCCGGAAGGCTGGTACCGGTGAGTAGTGCCTGTCGGGCGACGCTCAGCACGGTGGTGATGTTCTCGGCACTGTCTTCGGCGGCGACTGCGCTGGCGTAGCCGAGTGCCGCGATGCCGCCGCTGCGGAGGGTGTTGATCACTTCGCTCGAGTCGACCACGCTCTCGCCGACACCCTCGATGGCCTCACCCGCGGCGAGCAGGAGGCCGACGCGCTGGGCGATCTTCGCGTTGATCGTCTCGAACGCACCCTCGACGCTCTCGCCCTGTTCGTGCCAGGCGTCGTTATCGATCAGGAGGGTGGCGTCCGCCTCGCGGACGAGCGTCTTCAGCGAGCGCCCGGCGTTGGCCTGATAGAGCGCGCCCTCGTTTCGGCCGGGGAGAATACCGAGGGCGTAGACCGGAACGTCGTAGATGCGCGTGAGGTGGTGGACGAGCGCCGGCGCGCCACCGGAGCCGGTGCCGCCGCCGAGTCCCGCGACGACCCAGATGGCCTCCGCCCGCGACGTCACGTGGCCGTCGAGGGCGGTGAGCACCTCGTCGACGTCCGACGCCATGACTTCGGCGCCGAGTTCGTTGTCGCCGCCGACCCCGTGGCCGTTCACGCGGTCCTGTCCGATTAACACCGTCTCGACGAACTCGAGTCCCTGGAGGTCCGCACGCGCGGAGTTGATCGCGAGGGCACCCTGGACCGCGTTGAACTCCATCTCCGCGTCGAAGCGGGTCAGGCGCTCGGTCACCTTCCCGCCAGCCTGTCCGACGCCGATGAGGGCGACTTTCATGAGGAGTAATTATCGTCACATCAATTTAATGTTGCGCTGCTGGGTTCGTCGTTTCCACTGGGTACGAAATCGCGAGTCGACGGCTCGTCGAAGCACACCACCTGGACGAGATCAGGGATGCCAGCCGGTCGTAGCGCTGTCGAGGACGAGCCACGACGGCAGCCGTCGACACCGGCCACAGGTTTATCCGGGATCGCGCAGCGAGTGCCCGCATGCACTCGCCGACCGACCGAGACG
This portion of the Natronobeatus ordinarius genome encodes:
- a CDS encoding tubulin/FtsZ family protein; translation: MKVALIGVGQAGGKVTERLTRFDAEMEFNAVQGALAINSARADLQGLEFVETVLIGQDRVNGHGVGGDNELGAEVMASDVDEVLTALDGHVTSRAEAIWVVAGLGGGTGSGGAPALVHHLTRIYDVPVYALGILPGRNEGALYQANAGRSLKTLVREADATLLIDNDAWHEQGESVEGAFETINAKIAQRVGLLLAAGEAIEGVGESVVDSSEVINTLRSGGIAALGYASAVAAEDSAENITTVLSVARQALLTGTSLPDATEADSALLVIAGAPDRISRKGVEKARRWLEDETTSMQVRGGDFPLESDRLAALVLLGGTERSDRIGEFMERARQAQNEREPASVDRAELFTDDRLEDLF
- a CDS encoding diphthine--ammonia ligase; translation: MSETDGAWVSLFSGGKDSSWALYRALERGLDVRRLVTVHPAGDSYMYHVPATDLATLAAESVGIPLVDVEPDDFEAEAAADSGTQGDAELEPLEAALRDLDAELEGGLAGVTAGAVESEYQTSRIEAMCDRLDCDLFAPLWREDPRTLADQMLDAGFEIVIVQVAAGGLDESWLGRTIDEAALEELEALNERYGVHILGEGGEFETLVVDGPHMDRRIALEYEPKWEGTRGRIQITDARLE
- a CDS encoding DUF373 family protein, which produces MTTLVVCLDRNDDVGRKTGLRTPVVGWEAVRALVTDVGLADPEDSGVNSLLETLRVAQSLRDDDEEPVVAVVSGDRDSMVSADRAVARQLDDLIAEYDPDSAVVVIDSAEDERLVPIVESRVRVDSVDRVVVRQARDIESTYYLLKQFLADEELRQTILVPIGLTLLAFPILAIRFGTAEGAAAITTVIGLFLLYKGFSVDEILTALARRARESLYTGQVSVVTYVVAVGLTLVGLFAGALGVSTLDDPQGVFLPAMRFAFDSVPWLAMAALTASAGRLLDEIIDEEPLRSSLLNLPFIVLAVGLVVRGFSGYFLQQATVLGPLEVPAMGVGALSVDSFVVEAGQRLAIFVVAALVVSLLGVRIGSSFGGANLEESTDADAEPEGEHAGGGSNPATASESDAGGPGSDPELTDGGSHSDTESTATNEDDAESDG
- a CDS encoding coiled-coil protein, which gives rise to MVDESQNIELTDEHLENDSKGQLIKKAGQLRDRRNELNQMASERASKRDDLNAKTREKVDEAQEHREKRDELNEQVQEHKQLRNELNAEANELFDHVEKLKSDMELDEGKDLEELEAEIEQLEFKQQTEVLSSDEERELIEKIESKREEYAERKDKLEGNEDLEELIEEAEEVRSEASQHHQKVTELADQAQEHHNQMIEAYREADDVRDEADEMHESFVEAQEAADRHHEDFVRVQKRLREMDKQEEKQRKSARDKKKEEAKAEAEEIYQKFKEGETLDTEDLMKLQKTGLL
- the sppA gene encoding signal peptide peptidase SppA — its product is MVGSRTVGRLVVVVVGAVSFAAAGIFLFVVVPETLADLLGILFALVAVLLGVRVASNVARSLFPNYDVAEVAVQGPITRDGGGGPLPSSPRATPADAIVEQIDRANDDGNVRALLLKLNTPGGEVVPSDDIRLAAERFEGPTIAYATDVCASGGYWIASGCDELWAREASIVGSIGVIGSRVNATELAEKVGLSYEGFTAGEYKDAGTPLKEMNDDERDYLQGLIDEYYETFVDRVSDGRELEPDEIRDTEARVYLGETAHDLGLVDELGTREDVEEALADRLELETVAVTEFEPERPLMQRLGGGAQRVAYAFGAGVAGVVDDREFRLRI